Proteins encoded by one window of Anaeromusa acidaminophila DSM 3853:
- a CDS encoding tape measure protein, producing MAGNASMTIFIGGDNSDFLKKWESTKRALRKGLGSDALAASESIATGLAGAVAALGAFGVASVKLAGDMEASRKALTTLLGDAQKAEEMLADLSSFAADTPFELPGLLTATKKLLAFGFASQDIIPMLASIGDAAAMLGIGEEGISRLTNAIGQMQAKGKVSAEEMMQLAEAGVPAWKFLAEAIGTDIPTAMKMAEKGAIDSTTGINALLMGMQSKFQGGMEAISKTIPGLLSTIKDNVRMVMVEIGDSIAKNLNLNEKLQDIADWLTQFALAVKTLGVKEALQGMVPPELIASVFVLSGALLGAAIPAMIAFGIAVWTALAPLLSFIAIGAAVGLLAYEIWVNWEPLAELFQDLWTSISEAVSEAWTAIFGAVQEGVSQVVTSVTDAWNAACQLTVDTWNAIVGTLEEAWNWVTNLVEEALTVVVDFLGEGWNAAGEVTAAVWNEIVDFIDGAWAGIKDVVGQGINWIVEKMSPLKSFFEQFFPESVGNWFNEVTDGFGKIGAVAGKWNWGFTKKDISSLLPPMKKPNTKFAGLSNATPAGSTGEEKGSGSGDKAFEKLQRKAEQASKAIEREWMQLTATKLEALDAWYADEMGTLNESKEANENYERDVLRLNEIYAFKKKKILLDEQKERNRIFDQASDMAKNLREKIGAIGLTGVSKQKFDLENDAVRQIDEVQKRYRDLALEYADGTAQQQEQFRAAWEANGIQFAFTETGMVDFSRQMAAEQIAIEEEKNQRIKDLHYERVKFQEDLDRAREDGDLVRFQELLNKEEAMQERELSGRQQLIDSYYKIWQEAHRSSMSYMAELTDGLYNGFSTFFSDVLNGTKSIGDAFSDLAKSVLKMINDMIARWLAARIMMGLFGSSFANLGGNSMLPGFASGGNYAGGYALVGENGPELINFNRGGYVYNAPDTKRLLQNGDTYHQISVPVSVVGETSPRLAGRLRCEITELVQRIIFEEARA from the coding sequence ATGGCTGGCAATGCGTCGATGACCATTTTTATTGGCGGGGATAATAGCGACTTTCTAAAAAAGTGGGAGAGCACCAAGCGGGCGCTGCGTAAAGGGCTGGGCTCGGATGCTTTGGCGGCGTCTGAAAGCATTGCTACCGGTTTAGCCGGCGCGGTGGCGGCGTTGGGAGCCTTTGGCGTAGCCAGCGTGAAACTGGCAGGCGACATGGAAGCCAGCCGCAAGGCGTTAACCACACTTTTAGGAGATGCTCAAAAAGCCGAAGAAATGCTGGCCGATCTATCTAGCTTTGCAGCAGATACGCCCTTTGAACTGCCTGGGTTGTTAACGGCGACTAAAAAGCTTTTGGCCTTTGGGTTTGCTTCGCAGGATATCATTCCCATGCTGGCGTCCATTGGGGATGCGGCGGCGATGTTGGGTATTGGGGAAGAAGGAATTAGCCGCCTGACCAACGCCATCGGCCAGATGCAGGCCAAGGGCAAAGTATCGGCGGAAGAGATGATGCAGCTGGCGGAAGCCGGTGTGCCGGCATGGAAGTTCTTGGCCGAAGCTATTGGTACGGATATTCCTACCGCCATGAAGATGGCCGAAAAAGGAGCCATCGACAGCACCACCGGCATTAACGCGCTTCTCATGGGTATGCAATCTAAATTCCAAGGCGGTATGGAAGCCATCAGCAAAACCATTCCCGGCCTTTTGTCCACCATTAAGGACAATGTGCGCATGGTCATGGTGGAAATCGGCGACAGCATTGCCAAGAACTTGAATCTTAATGAAAAGCTGCAAGATATTGCAGACTGGCTGACGCAGTTTGCGTTGGCCGTAAAGACGCTGGGCGTTAAGGAAGCCTTGCAAGGTATGGTGCCGCCGGAACTCATTGCGTCGGTGTTTGTGTTATCCGGAGCGTTATTGGGTGCGGCCATTCCGGCGATGATCGCCTTTGGTATTGCTGTTTGGACCGCGCTGGCTCCGTTGTTATCCTTTATCGCCATCGGCGCGGCGGTGGGGTTGTTGGCGTATGAGATTTGGGTGAACTGGGAGCCGTTGGCTGAGCTGTTTCAGGATTTGTGGACCTCCATTTCGGAGGCTGTATCAGAGGCTTGGACTGCTATTTTTGGGGCGGTGCAAGAAGGCGTAAGCCAGGTTGTTACCAGCGTTACCGATGCCTGGAACGCAGCGTGCCAGCTGACCGTAGATACCTGGAATGCCATAGTGGGTACCCTCGAGGAAGCTTGGAACTGGGTAACCAATCTAGTTGAAGAAGCCTTAACGGTTGTGGTTGATTTTTTAGGCGAAGGCTGGAATGCGGCGGGTGAAGTCACCGCGGCGGTTTGGAATGAAATCGTGGACTTTATTGATGGCGCTTGGGCCGGGATTAAGGACGTAGTGGGTCAGGGGATTAACTGGATTGTAGAAAAAATGAGTCCCCTGAAAAGTTTCTTCGAGCAGTTCTTTCCAGAGTCGGTAGGCAACTGGTTTAACGAGGTTACTGATGGCTTTGGCAAAATTGGAGCGGTAGCGGGCAAGTGGAACTGGGGTTTTACGAAGAAAGATATTTCTTCGCTTTTGCCGCCTATGAAAAAGCCCAATACGAAGTTTGCCGGTCTAAGCAATGCCACTCCGGCAGGCAGCACCGGTGAGGAAAAAGGTAGCGGCTCTGGCGATAAGGCGTTCGAAAAACTGCAGCGAAAAGCTGAGCAGGCCAGTAAAGCCATTGAGCGGGAATGGATGCAGCTGACCGCGACGAAGCTAGAAGCTTTGGATGCCTGGTATGCTGACGAAATGGGAACCTTGAACGAATCCAAAGAAGCTAATGAAAACTATGAGCGCGATGTGTTGCGTCTAAACGAAATCTATGCTTTCAAGAAGAAAAAGATCCTCTTAGATGAGCAGAAAGAGCGAAATCGGATTTTTGACCAAGCGTCGGATATGGCAAAGAACTTGCGCGAAAAAATCGGCGCGATCGGACTTACGGGTGTCTCTAAGCAAAAGTTTGACCTTGAAAACGATGCGGTGCGGCAAATTGATGAGGTGCAAAAACGCTACCGGGATTTGGCGCTAGAGTATGCGGACGGAACCGCCCAGCAGCAAGAACAGTTTCGCGCAGCCTGGGAAGCCAACGGTATTCAGTTTGCTTTTACGGAAACCGGCATGGTGGATTTTAGCCGCCAGATGGCCGCCGAGCAGATCGCCATTGAAGAAGAGAAAAACCAGCGGATTAAGGATTTGCACTATGAGCGCGTCAAGTTTCAAGAAGACCTCGATCGGGCTAGAGAAGACGGCGATTTGGTGCGCTTTCAGGAACTGCTCAATAAGGAAGAAGCCATGCAGGAGCGGGAACTGTCCGGGCGGCAGCAGCTGATCGACTCGTATTATAAAATTTGGCAAGAAGCGCATCGGTCCTCCATGTCCTATATGGCAGAGCTTACAGATGGTCTTTATAACGGCTTTTCCACCTTTTTTTCGGATGTCTTAAACGGCACCAAGTCCATTGGCGACGCCTTTAGCGATCTGGCCAAAAGCGTACTGAAGATGATTAACGATATGATTGCCCGCTGGCTGGCCGCTAGAATTATGATGGGCCTTTTTGGCAGCAGCTTCGCCAACTTGGGCGGCAATAGTATGCTGCCTGGTTTTGCGTCCGGCGGAAATTATGCCGGTGGGTATGCGTTGGTGGGCGAGAATGGTCCAGAGCTAATCAACTTCAACCGCGGCGGTTATGTGTATAATGCGCCGGATACCAAGCGGTTGCTGCAAAACGGCGACACCTACCATCAAATCAGCGTGCCTGTCAGTGTGGTCGGTGAAACGAGTCCCCGCCTGGCCGGGCGTCTTCGTTGTGAAATTACCGAGCTGGTGCAGCGCATTATCTTCGAGGAGGCGAGGGCATGA